A single region of the Mesotoga sp. Brook.08.105.5.1 genome encodes:
- a CDS encoding iron-sulfur binding hydrogenase produces MRLSELVDKCGTKVVTDLPLEADISDAYIGDLLSDVMGNAPSNSIWLTVQSHMNILAVATIVGVKAIVLCNGLHFDDATIRKAEETGIVLMESEETTFDLVYRLIKSGFKG; encoded by the coding sequence ATGAGATTGAGCGAACTGGTTGACAAATGTGGGACAAAAGTAGTCACAGACTTACCTCTCGAGGCTGACATATCGGATGCTTACATTGGAGACTTGCTTAGCGACGTAATGGGAAATGCCCCATCGAATTCTATCTGGTTGACTGTTCAGTCTCATATGAATATTCTGGCAGTTGCCACTATTGTAGGGGTCAAAGCAATTGTGTTGTGTAATGGTCTTCACTTCGACGACGCGACTATTAGAAAGGCCGAGGAAACGGGAATCGTCCTTATGGAAAGCGAAGAAACTACCTTCGATCTTGTTTACAGGCTAATAAAGAGTGGTTTCAAGGGCTGA
- a CDS encoding PHP domain-containing protein — protein sequence MQFLCDFHIHSCLSPCAEITMTPGEIAKVCVSRGIDWIAITDHNSAGNVRVFSSVLQEVGVSVIPGIEVHTLEDVHVLAYFPDVSSAEGYSAFLKREKLPIVTIDPEISGYQLLVDENDSFVGMEEIWLGQPASLSISETLKTVEENGGISVMAHIDRKMGLIVQLGLVPEECIEVPMEISFERTLKRGLQTKNIIHSSDAHSLDLIKPTVAISASTRSFEEFKTAIFSSGRALSIIWD from the coding sequence TTGCAGTTTCTTTGCGACTTTCACATTCATAGCTGTCTCTCTCCATGTGCCGAAATTACAATGACGCCAGGCGAGATTGCAAAAGTATGTGTATCAAGAGGGATCGATTGGATTGCTATTACGGATCATAACAGTGCGGGTAACGTTAGAGTTTTCAGCAGTGTTCTTCAAGAAGTGGGGGTTTCCGTGATCCCCGGCATAGAAGTACACACACTTGAGGATGTTCACGTATTAGCGTATTTTCCAGATGTTTCGTCAGCAGAAGGGTATTCTGCATTTCTTAAGAGAGAGAAGCTTCCGATAGTTACGATAGACCCTGAGATATCTGGTTATCAGTTGTTGGTGGATGAGAATGATTCTTTTGTAGGTATGGAGGAAATCTGGCTTGGACAGCCAGCTTCTCTGAGCATTTCTGAGACTCTTAAGACTGTAGAAGAGAATGGTGGGATTTCGGTAATGGCTCATATTGATAGGAAAATGGGTCTCATTGTGCAGCTCGGACTTGTACCAGAAGAATGTATAGAAGTGCCCATGGAGATTTCTTTTGAAAGGACTCTGAAGCGGGGGCTGCAGACGAAAAACATTATACATTCAAGTGATGCACATAGTTTAGACCTGATCAAGCCCACAGTGGCAATTTCGGCCAGCACAAGAAGCTTCGAGGAGTTCAAAACTGCGATTTTTTCCTCAGGAAGGGCGTTGAGTATAATATGGGACTGA
- a CDS encoding ATP-binding protein, with the protein MGLRTICDHILDIAQNSVDSGTKTAKLTIEERKEETLFFSVVDWGKGINAQSLEAVMDPFYTEKKKKVNFGLGLPMLKFAAESTGGNFEIRSEPGIGTEVSALFILSSVDCQPVGDVPSTLFAVITMKDNVDWTIERVLDEDGYSFSSAQFREVLGNDCFVFPVKMKMILEILQEAEISLGGLSDVH; encoded by the coding sequence ATGGGACTGAGAACAATCTGCGACCACATACTGGATATTGCTCAGAACTCAGTAGATTCTGGAACAAAAACAGCGAAGTTAACGATCGAAGAAAGGAAGGAAGAGACTCTCTTTTTCTCGGTTGTGGACTGGGGTAAGGGCATTAATGCTCAATCTTTGGAAGCAGTCATGGATCCTTTCTATACGGAAAAGAAAAAGAAAGTCAATTTCGGATTAGGCTTGCCGATGCTGAAGTTTGCAGCTGAATCTACGGGAGGCAACTTCGAAATTCGTTCAGAGCCTGGGATTGGTACAGAGGTTAGCGCACTGTTCATTCTTTCAAGTGTCGACTGTCAGCCTGTAGGTGATGTCCCATCGACTCTATTTGCTGTGATTACTATGAAAGACAATGTAGACTGGACAATAGAGAGAGTTCTAGATGAAGATGGTTATTCTTTCTCCTCGGCTCAATTCAGAGAAGTTCTGGGGAACGACTGTTTCGTTTTTCCAGTCAAAATGAAGATGATTCTTGAAATTCTTCAGGAGGCAGAAATTTCACTGGGAGGTTTATCGGATGTCCATTAG
- a CDS encoding POTRA domain-containing protein codes for MSIRRLSIILSLLLLCGFGLASIVPSRIAVLDNRVISDNEVLEILNIQRGKEISGSELEEAIERVKNSGYFSDVYHSFDEASRLLTVQVKEYPVVEVSVVFDGPKIVETSLLEAASVIKSGKPMNPSRLMYDIPLTLEAIESKLAESGYIEPFVRVEWETDKDRADVFSGNVTDKVKVTFTVKISFLWELSIDAPISDEAKSYLLSRLEIDYLKKYYDTSILIRWVNSKKKYVPRVEDINRVVQTIYSTYYANSNGQWGFDDRTYQAMIVTLNNALKSVRQVTLPDEVRESSALSMSITFTPIEYVKSGFELRSVFIEGNVNLQKGEILRQTGLAEGQKVDNEIAAKAIQAVQDLYTDRGYPFMRIEPVIDEKIGFFSLKITEPLVRDVTVEFDGPKKTQDYLINDKIVIEKGKVLSLDELRNTYAFLNNTGYFSKVDIAPVPVGSDALDVKITLTETDKNNRIGGGGGWQNGLNLYLDLGLLNVWGYGQNISTTLSVTLPMPNNKEVVLTEGATETTTRRPAFDATIGYSIPKIGGSRLDLDTAFRLKFTGFTTTIDSTDTIVTKASQDTEFMLSFTPSYKLSPGQKIGFTAGYEYIMSESKVSTETKPATGDDTGSVSESFDGLFTGISYQLSTRDDILRPTMGSEYLAGLTARGILGKDDKLFLSGYAEYKNFMSIGDPVLGFRIRTQQLFPLSSNGVFRNYLFSPDSLIRVRGSQSIGQNSYGVTVGSAQLRYPLTPETSSIPVDIVGFGDLLFYRNSSGGDIIGGNFLADFGLCIDISIPMIGLVRLGYGYNTSLAEQNSMYGKPYYGTPFFGFGPAF; via the coding sequence ATGTCCATTAGAAGATTATCGATTATTCTTAGTCTGCTTTTGCTATGTGGGTTTGGTTTGGCAAGCATCGTTCCGTCAAGGATCGCTGTTCTTGACAACAGAGTGATCTCAGACAACGAAGTTCTAGAGATTCTGAACATTCAGCGTGGAAAGGAAATAAGCGGTTCTGAACTAGAAGAGGCGATAGAGAGAGTGAAGAACAGTGGTTACTTTTCCGATGTGTATCACAGCTTTGATGAAGCATCCAGACTTCTGACAGTTCAGGTCAAAGAGTACCCTGTTGTAGAGGTTTCAGTTGTTTTCGACGGTCCGAAAATCGTTGAAACATCTCTACTCGAAGCTGCTTCAGTTATCAAGAGTGGCAAACCTATGAATCCTTCAAGGTTGATGTATGATATTCCCTTAACCCTAGAAGCAATAGAGAGCAAACTGGCTGAAAGCGGTTATATAGAACCGTTTGTACGGGTAGAGTGGGAGACCGATAAAGACAGAGCCGACGTTTTTTCAGGCAATGTTACTGATAAGGTGAAGGTCACTTTTACAGTTAAAATCTCTTTCCTGTGGGAGCTTTCGATCGATGCTCCAATATCGGATGAAGCTAAATCCTATCTCCTTAGTAGATTGGAGATAGATTATTTGAAAAAGTATTACGATACTTCGATCCTGATTAGATGGGTCAATTCTAAGAAAAAGTATGTTCCAAGAGTCGAAGACATTAACAGAGTCGTTCAGACGATTTACTCCACTTATTATGCTAATTCAAACGGACAGTGGGGATTCGATGACAGAACTTATCAGGCGATGATCGTGACACTGAATAACGCCCTGAAAAGCGTGAGACAGGTGACGCTTCCCGATGAAGTTAGGGAAAGCAGCGCATTATCAATGAGTATCACTTTCACGCCGATAGAGTATGTAAAATCGGGATTCGAATTAAGAAGTGTCTTTATTGAGGGGAACGTTAACTTGCAGAAAGGAGAAATCCTTAGACAGACCGGTCTTGCTGAAGGTCAGAAGGTTGACAATGAGATTGCGGCAAAGGCAATTCAGGCAGTTCAAGACTTATATACCGATAGGGGTTATCCCTTTATGAGAATTGAGCCGGTAATTGATGAAAAAATCGGCTTCTTCAGTCTGAAGATAACTGAGCCCTTAGTGAGAGACGTAACAGTTGAATTTGATGGTCCAAAGAAGACTCAGGATTATCTCATCAATGACAAAATCGTCATTGAGAAGGGTAAGGTTTTGTCCTTGGATGAGCTTAGAAACACATATGCCTTCTTAAACAACACAGGTTACTTCTCGAAAGTGGATATTGCTCCTGTTCCTGTAGGTAGCGATGCATTGGATGTGAAGATCACGCTTACGGAAACCGATAAAAACAACAGGATTGGTGGCGGCGGAGGATGGCAGAATGGTCTGAATCTTTATCTTGATCTGGGACTGCTCAATGTGTGGGGTTATGGTCAGAATATCTCAACTACGCTCAGTGTTACCCTTCCAATGCCCAACAACAAAGAAGTTGTTTTGACTGAAGGAGCCACGGAAACAACAACGAGAAGACCGGCCTTTGATGCCACTATAGGCTATTCGATTCCCAAGATCGGTGGTTCCAGGCTTGATTTGGACACGGCCTTCAGACTGAAATTTACTGGATTTACGACAACAATCGATTCCACCGATACCATAGTAACCAAAGCTTCTCAGGATACAGAGTTCATGCTCTCATTTACTCCAAGTTACAAGCTGTCACCCGGACAAAAAATTGGGTTTACTGCGGGGTATGAGTATATTATGTCAGAGAGCAAGGTTTCTACAGAGACTAAGCCTGCGACTGGCGACGATACTGGGAGCGTCTCCGAAAGCTTTGACGGGCTGTTTACTGGGATAAGTTATCAGCTCTCTACCCGAGATGACATCCTAAGGCCGACAATGGGAAGTGAGTATCTTGCCGGCCTCACTGCTAGAGGTATCCTTGGGAAGGACGACAAACTGTTCCTTTCGGGATATGCAGAGTACAAGAATTTCATGTCAATAGGAGATCCAGTTCTTGGCTTCAGGATAAGAACGCAGCAGCTTTTCCCGCTCTCTTCTAACGGTGTCTTCAGAAACTATCTGTTTAGCCCGGACTCTCTCATTAGGGTAAGGGGTTCTCAGAGTATCGGTCAGAATTCCTACGGTGTAACTGTCGGTTCTGCCCAGCTGAGATATCCGTTGACACCGGAAACATCGTCAATACCTGTTGACATAGTTGGGTTCGGTGACTTGCTTTTCTATCGGAACAGTTCGGGCGGGGACATAATCGGAGGAAACTTTCTTGCTGATTTTGGTCTTTGCATAGATATATCAATTCCAATGATTGGGTTGGTTCGTCTTGGTTACGGATACAACACGAGCCTTGCTGAACAGAATTCCATGTATGGCAAGCCGTATTATGGAACTCCCTTCTTTGGTTTTGGGCCTGCATTCTAA
- a CDS encoding histone deacetylase family protein — translation MITYYDRRHLFHLPMKELEDGLWIENPDKPERIEAIRSTLETAGFRIREPRDYHCSHLYQVHTPEYVEWLREKSLSVSRDREYFPEVFGYDKLFDTGTPVTSGCYVGGLAAVSTALNAVDSILDSESVSYALCRPPGHHAGISTGGGYCYFNNAAIAARYYQKHTRGFVAILDVDFHHGNGTQEIFYYDDTVFYVSIHGDPKIFYPWISGNSWEIGSDSGEGFNMNFPLPGGTEGPEYMRTLSKALQEIDDFSPDLLIISLGIDSHKNDGIGHFSLNNEDFSMMGKLIQEVDVQKLIVQEGGYNPVANSESVLNFLTAVV, via the coding sequence TTGATAACTTACTATGACAGAAGACATCTCTTTCATCTACCTATGAAAGAATTGGAAGACGGCCTTTGGATCGAAAATCCGGACAAACCTGAAAGGATAGAGGCAATTCGCAGCACGCTGGAGACCGCGGGCTTTCGTATTAGGGAACCAAGAGATTACCACTGTTCTCATCTTTATCAGGTGCATACACCAGAGTACGTTGAATGGTTAAGAGAAAAGAGTCTCTCAGTATCAAGAGACAGAGAGTACTTCCCCGAGGTCTTTGGATATGACAAACTCTTCGATACTGGCACGCCGGTCACCTCGGGTTGCTATGTTGGAGGGCTTGCTGCCGTTTCCACAGCCTTAAACGCCGTCGATTCAATCCTCGACAGTGAAAGTGTTTCCTATGCTCTTTGCCGACCCCCAGGACATCATGCCGGTATATCGACTGGTGGAGGATACTGCTACTTCAACAATGCAGCAATTGCCGCGCGATACTACCAAAAACACACTAGAGGCTTCGTCGCAATTCTTGACGTCGATTTCCATCATGGAAACGGAACTCAGGAGATCTTCTACTACGACGACACGGTATTCTATGTCTCCATTCATGGCGATCCAAAGATATTCTACCCCTGGATAAGCGGCAACTCTTGGGAGATTGGTTCCGATTCGGGCGAAGGTTTCAACATGAATTTCCCTCTTCCGGGTGGCACAGAGGGACCTGAATACATGCGAACTCTTTCGAAAGCACTTCAGGAAATCGATGATTTTTCCCCTGACTTGCTTATAATTTCTCTTGGAATTGACAGCCACAAAAACGACGGGATAGGCCATTTCAGCCTGAACAATGAGGACTTCTCAATGATGGGGAAACTCATACAGGAAGTTGATGTTCAAAAGCTTATTGTACAGGAGGGTGGCTACAACCCTGTTGCGAACTCAGAATCTGTGCTTAACTTTTTGACTGCAGTAGTTTAA
- the rpiB gene encoding ribose 5-phosphate isomerase B, whose amino-acid sequence MKIAVASDHAAYQLKDFVVNYIREKGHSVVDFGPESGERSVDYPDYADKVCKSVTSGDSDFGVLLCGTGIGMSIAANKHRGVRAALCLFPEMAALARRHNHANVLVLGGRLIGSELAGWIVEAFLASSEEGGRHQVRVNKLETGPSGDRVNGN is encoded by the coding sequence ATGAAAATCGCAGTTGCTTCTGATCACGCTGCCTATCAGCTCAAAGATTTCGTTGTAAACTACATCAGAGAAAAGGGTCATTCAGTGGTCGACTTCGGTCCTGAATCTGGTGAACGATCTGTTGATTATCCAGACTATGCCGATAAGGTATGTAAGTCGGTAACGAGCGGAGACTCCGACTTCGGTGTTTTACTATGTGGGACTGGAATTGGCATGTCGATTGCCGCAAACAAGCATCGGGGTGTTCGCGCTGCTCTTTGCCTATTTCCGGAAATGGCCGCACTTGCCAGAAGGCACAACCATGCTAACGTTCTCGTGCTGGGTGGAAGGTTGATAGGTAGCGAGCTAGCCGGTTGGATAGTGGAAGCTTTTCTCGCTTCATCTGAAGAGGGTGGACGTCACCAGGTCAGAGTGAACAAGCTTGAGACTGGACCTTCCGGGGACAGGGTGAATGGAAATTGA